The DNA window ATGGCCCGGGCGTTGAACCAGATGGCTGACCCAGCAACCGGTGGCGCACGCGAACGTTTGCTCAGTTTTTTCCTTCGCACCGAATATCACGCGGCCAAACCCGCCCGCAAAGTCGGGTGTTTTCTATGCAACGCCCTGGTGGAAATGGCCCCGTTTGACGAGATTTGCGCCACCCGCTGCGCTGAGATCTCGGCGCGTCTACATCAAGCGCTGTCGTCGGTGCTACTCGAGATGATGCCCGAGAGCGATCCTGCCGTGATCAAGCGCAAGGCTACGGCGCTGCAACGGCTCTACCTTGGCTCTCACGCCATGGGGCGTATGGGGGCATCTTTTGACGAATGGTCGCAGATGCTTGACGAAATCGTCTAAGGGCTGGCCTATTGACGCAATCTGCGGTGCCGCGCCGCGCGCAGCGCGGCGCTCGGCCCAACGGGAGGAGGTTTTTCGCTCGAAAAATCGACGACGGACGGGAGCACCCCGCCCACTCCAAACCCATGCCCCCGAAACGGCTGACGCCCCAAAGCTGCAGGCTTCGGGGCGTCAGATCAATCTTTGTCCATGCAAAAGGCGCGGGTTACTCGGCGGCCTCTGGCGCGTCGCCGGACGGGGCAGGATCTGCCGGTGCATCTGCCGCAGGCTCTGCCTTGGGCTTGCGCGGCGCGCGTGGGCGGCGCGGCTTTTTCGGTTTGGCCTCGGCCGCCTCATCCTTGGGCTTGCTTTCAGGCGTCTCGACCAACCCGTTGTCATCTTCGCGGCCACTGTCGCCCATATCCAACACGTCAGGCTGCGGCGCGTTCGCCGGGTCCTGCGAAGAGGCCTCGGGAGCCGCGGCTTCGCGTTCCTGACGCTCGGCCCGTTCCGCGC is part of the Falsiruegeria litorea R37 genome and encodes:
- a CDS encoding TetR/AcrR family transcriptional regulator, giving the protein MSRPRQFDETDAIEGAMIIFWKRGYAGTNMPDLLDAMSLTRGSFYKAFEDKHSVYLRALDHYDDTRMARALNQMADPATGGARERLLSFFLRTEYHAAKPARKVGCFLCNALVEMAPFDEICATRCAEISARLHQALSSVLLEMMPESDPAVIKRKATALQRLYLGSHAMGRMGASFDEWSQMLDEIV